The Paenibacillus sp. BIC5C1 DNA segment ACGCTTGTATTTCGCCTTGGCACGGACTTTGTCCGATAGCCGCTCTACTGTCTCAATGTTATGATTCAAGATGTCCGGTTTGGCATCCATTACAATCTGCAAGGAATCCCTGTCACCCAAAAAGTCTGGAATCAGCACTTCTACGCTGCATAAAGGCAAACGACGACGAACGGCCTTCACCGTCTCTGCAAAGATTGTCGCTCCTCCATCCTTCAGGTCATCACGCGCCACGCTCGTAATTACGCAGTGCTGCAGATTCATCTGTTCTGCCGCTTCTGCCACGCGTTCTGGTTCCTGCAAATCAAGTTCCGTTGGCAAGCCAGTATTCACCGCGCAAAAACGGCATGCCCGTGTGCAAATGTCGCCCAAAATCATAAAAGTAGCCGTCCGATTGGCCCAACATTCGTAAATATTTGGGCACCGTGCTTCCTCACATACTGTATGCAGCGTTTTGGAACGCATCATCGTTTTCATTTCCTGATAGT contains these protein-coding regions:
- the lipA gene encoding lipoyl synthase, coding for MAKRVKEPKPDWIRIKLTTGDNYQEMKTMMRSKTLHTVCEEARCPNIYECWANRTATFMILGDICTRACRFCAVNTGLPTELDLQEPERVAEAAEQMNLQHCVITSVARDDLKDGGATIFAETVKAVRRRLPLCSVEVLIPDFLGDRDSLQIVMDAKPDILNHNIETVERLSDKVRAKAKYKRSLELLARAKEMQPNIPTKSSIMLGVGEEYHEILQTMDDLRAVDCDIMTIGQYLQPSEKHLFVEKYYPPEEFASLKQEGLKRGFSHVESGPMVRSSYHAHEQVKSAAKNSEKAASHA